A genomic window from Oryctolagus cuniculus chromosome 12, mOryCun1.1, whole genome shotgun sequence includes:
- the ANG gene encoding angiogenin, with protein MVMGLGPLVLIFVLGLGVTPPTLAQDDSRYKHFLTQHYDAKPFGRNDRYCETMMKRRDLTSPCKDTNTFVHGNKGSIKDVCEDKNGKPYGKNFRISKSSFQVTTCKHVGGSPWPPCRYRATSGSRNIVIACENGLPVHFDESVFQQKAH; from the coding sequence ATGGTCATGGGCCTGGGTCCGTTGGTGTTGATCTTCGTGCTGGGTCTGGGTGTGACCCCTCCGACCCTGGCGCAGGACGACTCCAGGTACAAACACTTCCTGACCCAACACTATGATGCCAAGCCATTTGGCCGGAATGACAGATACTGTGAAACCATGATGAAGAGACGAGACCTGACCTCACCCTGCAAAGACACCAACACATTTGTTCATGGCAACAAGGGCAGCATCAAGGACGTCTGTGAGGATAAGAATGGAAAGCCTTATGGGAAAAACTTCAGAATAAGCAAGTCTTCTTTCCAGGTCACCACTTGCAAACACGTGGGAGGGTCCCCCTGGCCTCCTTGCCGGTACCGAGCCACATCAGGGTCCCGAAACATTGTTATTGCCTGTGAAAACGGCTTGCCTGTGCATTTTGATGAGTCCGTTTTTCAACAAAAAGCCCACTGA